The Styela clava chromosome 3, kaStyClav1.hap1.2, whole genome shotgun sequence genome includes the window taattatgacataacaatatagtAGTCTCTCTTTCTCTCTCGCGGAACTAGTGACGTGACTGCCTCcatcaacaaaaaatgaattttgcatTGATCTTGCataaaaaagaattatgacTTCCATACCCCAAAGTCGGGACTGTCCCGGGTAAACCGGGACGTATAGTAAGACTACTTTTTACGAGCTCGGCGGAAATGAAAATCCGCCATCTTGAACTTCACTTTCGACAAGCAAAAAATGATTGAACTCAAATAAAACCATTTTTgtatgattttattaaaaaataaacaaaattttcatcGCAGAAAGTCATTTAGTCGAGGTTTTACTCTTTCCCGCTCCAATACTCAAAGCATTACAGTGTTCATGTGTAACAATAGAATCTTTATCGCAAATCTTCAGTTAAAGCGAAAACGAACTATTAATAAGTTTGGTATATTTAAATGTTCTTGCTCGAATCCTTGGAGCAATTAGACGACAGGGACGTAATCGCTCATCAAATGGCGATTGGGACCATATGACATTCTTATTACTAACTGGACTTCCCTTCGTCGCAGTGTGTTTTTTCGATTTGCATCATTACCCCATCTTCCAGGTATTTGAACCGATTAATTTGTCAGATCGGCTATCATTTCAACCagagtaaatatgaaaattgtgtCCAAATTTCTAAAACTGCCTGTATTGCGTGCAAACAGTCAATTATAATAAGAACAAAGCGGAGCAAATCGAAATACAGATCCATTAATTCGACCCAGATGAGTATTTTAGTATGATATACAAACTAAAATAAGCGTTTTTGCGAGTTGAAAATCCGTTATCTTAAAGTTAACTATTGGCAAGGAACAATTGTTGAACTCTGATAAAAGCATATTTTGTAagatttattaaaaaacaaacaaacaatattataaataaagtaTAAAAAAGAGGAAGCGTGAGATCGTAATAATGAAAGATGAGGGAATATGATAAGGTCATTGTGAAATGGCgaacaataaatattgaaaaaataggcttttatattatttattaaaaatgaatcgTCCATGCCTCTGAATTAGATTTTTGACATTTATCATTGCTTGTTGTAGAATATTCATTCTTGGAGAACGTTCAACTGAATCTAAAATACTTTGTACAATATAAAAAGCAGCCATTTGTTTCCCGCTGAGCGGAATAAATAAGTATAAAACACAGTGTAAAAGCAATTTGATTCCATTGTAAAAtagcaataataaatattagCGAGAcaactttttgttttttctcCGAAATCCGCTCAAACGAAAGGAAGAACCACCATGAGAAGAGCTCAGAGTTTTCTCCATTTCAACGCGCCTTTCACCGCTAAACATTTCGGTAGCAGGGGAGTTTAAAAACGCTGGACAACTGAGTCGGCCTTCTAGTTTCTTTTTATCGTTTGTGGATTTTTTACTTAGAGAAAGTCTCGAAAACCACGATCTTCTGTGCTTCACATGGCGAAACTCGAATTGTTGATATTGAGTTGAAGTCGGTTGGTCGTTTTGTGCGGAACAACAACGAGTTGGTTCTTTCTGTAAATCAGGTAAATCCTCGAATACAttctccatgttttcatcttTTTCTGACAACCTTTCAGTGCTTTGCGTGGGAGAGTTACACTTATAAGAATCAGAGGAGCTGCCACCAGAATTAGTCATTACACGAACAAACTCCTGGTAGCTCACTTTTCCATCTCCATCCATATCAGCTGCTTTAATCATTTTCTGTTaaaagaataaatatttgaaatgagaTACATTTGAACGAATCAAAATAACTTACTTTATATTCTTAAGTAACTTTGTTAATGAGAAAGTAAAAATCATACACAGAAGCAAAAAGCACTAATTAGGAGATTTCATTTCTTAATGTGATGCAACTTAAATTTCAAAGGTTTGAACATTATTCCACTTTTTGAATACCTACCAATAATTCATCATCTGTTATGTCATCTCCGAGTCGGGAAAGCATGTTCCGAAGTTCATCGGCCGTAATGTATCCGTCTCCATCCACATCGAACTGTCGAAATACGAGATGCATTTCATCTTCGGCAATGCAGTTCTGtgatgtaaataaatatttataaaacatgATGTGAAATCGAAAAAAACCTTTCCTTTACTTTATCTGTTAAGCAAAATTATATTTCCAAGTTCCTTTCACACAGAACTGTAGTAGTAACACTCACCGTGACAACAACTGACATGAGAGCGATGAATTCTTGAAAATCTACAACACTGACTGTTTTTCGGCAGTCGGCACCAATGATGTTTCGAAGAACGTGATCAAGATCGCGGACGGTAACTTTATATCCAATCTCTCTGAGTATTAGAACAACGTcctgtgaataaaatatatgaaaaaattatattagcTTCATAAACGGGTCAAATGCCAAACATTCATAACTTAGTGAATGAAAATTACTAAGTGCAATTGAAGTACGCACCTCAATACGAAGAACACCAGTTTTCCTCGGATCAAAACATTTGAATGTTTCTCTATAATCCATGAGTAACTGTTTGGGTAAATATTCTTCTACTACTTGCCATGTAGTGTAGTTGTATTGGATGTTGTTTGTTCCAACAGTAACCATCGCTACTACCATCGTATCCCAAAAGCGAAGCAACGCGACGGCAACGTGGGCGAATGTTCACTGATCGTAAAATGTGGGCATCTTTTATACTTCGCGCATTGACGTTTGGCGAAAAAATGTTTTCGAAATCGAGAGAAGTCGATTGCAAAATTTTGGTGTTCGTTATAGATACTGCAACGTCGAGATTGATTATCCATAATGTCCTAAACGATTTGCATGATCAACTCATATATGTTGTTTATTAATTATCAATCCCGTCTCATTTACAATTTACCAGCGAGTTAATTCGCTTCGAGCCCGAAATATTTATGCCTATGACGCTTGGTGGGATATTATTTATGCTTATACTATACAATTTTGCCATAAAAATACCAATGTTAAATAGTAGTAGGATACTTGGTACTTGGACGGAttttccatgttcatatataaGATATCTTGACTCCAACACGTAAGCCACCAGAAGTCTTGTATATATCCAAAGCTCAACCCCTGATACAGTGTGTAACCAATTCGATTGAATAAGCAATAGGTTCTAATTTGACTCTCATCTAACAGACTGTCGTAGCATCTACGATCTTTTTGACTGACAGTACACGTAGGAAATAACGCTAAATTTGGGCACATCATCATTCTTAATAAGTCTAGAAACATAAAACATGAAACTAGAAACATAAGTCGTGAAATTTAGAAGTGTTTAATTCACAGAGAATAATACAAAATGGCGAACTCATATTCACAGATTTGACTCCAGGAAaccatttgtaaattttatgaTCTTGACTGCTCACGAACAAGTTTGATGCTGTTCTACTTTCAATCTCAATTTATGCATGAAGCCTGCCACATTCTCTTCCATGGCGAATCGTTTGAAATAGCCCAGAGCATTCCGATAAATAAAGTCTCAACATTACCCTCATACGTTAATTTCATAGCtctacattttatttttattaaaatttatattacaggccatcaaaaataaaaatcggcACATATCAGTCTATACCAGACGAGCAATAAAAATACTCCATCGATCGGGGTTTAACTAAACCTTATTAAAATTGGGTTCAAGTGTAGGGAAGGAACTTCAATGTGTATTTGAACAATAGacttcaaattatttattgcgctataagtttatttttgtttgctttTAGGTATCTAGTAGAACTCTGTTACTATAggaatataaattgaaaagtcTAGACATGTTTCGCTCGGcaagtaataaaaccaaagaATGTGTTCTGCTTCTGTTTCCacatatataaaacattttcatggTTTAAAATCGTTTGATTCCGTGACAATGCCAAATGATAGCGCAACTAAAGAGCAAATATCAAGGCGATGATTAATGCCACAAACCAATTGCTCTGCATTTGTACAGATTAAATCAATATGCATGAACGGTCAAGCACGAGCCGACAATAAAGGCTATAAAATGGGTCCCAAATCGGTTCTTGCCTGGAAAAGTACACCGTATTGGCAATTTTGGTTCGTCCGGTGTGTTGAAATggtgttattttatttgttgtcaCGGATGTAAAATCATAATATAGGGTGAAATAGGTTCTAGCCTGGAAATGTACACGGTATTGAACATTTTGGTACGTCCGCTATGTTGAAATAGTGGTATTTTATTCGTTGTCATGGATGCAAAATCACAATATAGGGCGTGCCACTGCTTTAAAATCTAATATTTGTCTTTCAAATGTAGTGATGCAATCAATAGGGGTTATCAGGCACCTCCGTTTTATTTACTTTCGTGTCATTTGAAAGTTTAAAGGAAGTCCCATTTTACGTTCCCTGTCGGATAATGACTTGTTGAACCGATACATGGCGACATAGCGTACACGATTCGCATTTCATAATGtgaaagaaaattaattttatccaATTGGATGTAAAGCAATTGACTGAattgtataaataaatttacaaaatgcaACGAAGTGGTAATTGAAGTGCGGCGCTCaattggttttcatattacaGAATTTGGGTGCGAAGGCATACAGCTCTACATGTAATACCAATGATATATTTAAGTCATATACGCCTATATCACGTATAGTAAGTAGATCCACAATAAGTGCAAAGATACTTCATGTATATTTATGCTATGCGTACTAGTGTTAAACGATGCTTAGTGCTGGTAAACAACATGTAATAGGATATGATTTAGATGTTTATCCCGGATAGGATATACACAGTTagccaggggagaggaaagtcgatgatAGATGACTCaatcaatcatatggcgaaccacggctttcgtccggttaccagtccatgtcgggtatgggattaattagccagttatttgttttcagatgcatggacttgatggtagaggaagccgtaaccgaacaGCTGTTACGTAAATCACCACGCGGCGGCTAAGATTCTCTCGTACATAATTATCACCCCGTGGCATTCGAAACTGCGAATCCACGTAGGGTAATCAGAAGGGTACAATTTAACATTGATTTTACCACAAATACAGAAGTGTCGAGATATTTATATTGTGCCTCATAGGGGGCATTCGATATAAGGATAATGCATGAACTCGCAGTTGATTGATTATTAATGACTGCGTGAACGGATGTGTGTTTCCACAACAGACTTTtggaaatgtgaaaaatatcgTGCGTGCTGAACGTAACGTGCGTAATATGTACGTAACTGACTAACAATCGAAaataattctaaaataaatatggaacaaatgtaatttttatttttcatgtagtCAAAATACAAAAGCTACCATCCGTCTATGGAACGTATTGTGAGACGACGTAATAAAGCAAATAGTCGTTTAAACCAAGTTAAACCTTTTTGAAACATGTCATTTCAATTTACACCGAACATGAGTAAGTCATCGGTATCGATATAAGCTTTGAATTAGAAACGATTTTGCTGGTTTCTTATCGCAATTGCGTAGGAAACGGCCTCGAATTCAGCAGTTAGGTGTTTGTATTTCTCCGTCATGTGGTTGAATTTTATACAATATCGACcgatatttaaatatttgaattacctaTGTGGCAAATAACAATGAAGCGTTCTAGGCATAAAAAATGACGAATGTTCGCTCTATCATTAACATTCTATTTGAAATTGAgcgtgataaaatatttttaccggAACTTTTTTACACTTCTGTTTTACGGGCTCAAATAGTTCGGTTCACGTTACAACTGAGTCACCTGATTAAGTACACAAATAGAAAAGTTCTGTAGGAATTTGTCAATTTACATTCAAGGTTTTTTCATGTTTAATCGATCAGTTAATTGAGTTGTTTGATGAATTTAAGACGTTTCATCggacaaatatatttctttcttCATTAAGCCACAAGTTGTTTTTTATAGGCCGTAGTTATTGTGTTTGTATAGAACGGTTTTGATTAACAGTTTGTGTTGTTTGTGAGTTTGAAATCCGTAAATTAGTCAGACTTCCATGTTGTGTATATTGCACCATCGATGTCTAAGCTACGTAATTAGTTCCGGGCCTGGAAACAACGAAGAGCGGAGAATGATAATCTTTTTAAACAATAGTTCTTTGCAACTGCTGCATATAAACATTTTAAAACCTTCGTGCATCTAAGCAGGCGGTTAGTACCCCTAGATTTTTAGTTCGTAGAACGAGCGAATACATTATTACAGAAATGTAAAGACATTTTTCTGCGAAACAATTATTTCTGATACTTCAAAATCATCTTCATCCTTTTTATCAAAACACTTGTTCGTTAATTGGTAAAATTTAAAGTAGATTTGCTATACGGATGCTATTTTCGTAGTGCTCACGTTCTATAAATGTCGGTTGCGAGCGAGAAAATTGAATTACGAGAAGAAAAGCCATTGCATTCAGTAATATAATATATGTAATCTCAATTTATGTGGCATACATACTTGTTCCAGAACGCAACcacaattttatcaaaaaaatatttatttttgttttacaagAATGTGGAAATTATAGGAAATGTATGTGCAATGTGGTTGGTTTGTATTACAAGAAGAGCAATTATTTCTGGCGTTATGTACTTTTTGTAAAACATCTAGAAGTGAGAATCAATTTATGGCTGTTACAGATTGCACACTGGATTGGAAACATTTCTTTCTATAATCGAACCATTTGTTTAAACtttaacagaaatatttttcaatgagaaatagtGTTCTTAAAAAGTATATTCACCCTGGTTTAGTTGGATAtaattcagtattctatatgaaaagtttattttttcatacgATATAAACGTCCGTTAAGTTGCCACAACTGATAcactaaattttaaataatttggaacaaaattaatttgtaataaaatcaGTGTTTCAATGGAAACTTCTGAATAATAGTCAATTTATAAAAAGAGATGGATGTATTCATCTATGCTGCTGTAAAATTAGGCGGTGATCCCTGTTACTCTTCAACCACGCACAACATTTAAGATGTGTGTCGCCAGTGGCATTTTTGAGCAGATGACTATTCAATCATGGGTGGCAAAGTCAGTATTATGATGATTTCTCAATAACATCTGAATTGCAACATCTGTTGGCATAGTTGAATAAATTCCCTTTTGTTATTAGAAACCTTTTTCTAATGCCCATGACCGAACAACGAATAGCGCTTTCATGTTACGTagtattttcatcgatattacgaaaataagattttactggctatgtaaatattatatatttagaaAGGACGTAAATACACGAAGACATATTATACGAAGATATTAACTATAAGAATCTCAATACAGGGGATGAaactttaaatatttgtttattattgggTAAATCTCAATTATCGCATTCATAgacgaaatgtttttatagTGTAATTCATGATACAACCATCAGTCGCATCTGATCATATACgaattctttaaaatatatctaCCTAAAGCAAAAAATATGCTAGATTTGCCAAATAAAATCGAATGGCCATTATTGAATCCCATAGAACTGCTAAGTTCCCATGCCTAATTTCGCTAGATTAGCTGAATTGGTATCGGAAATTGCACagtgaaaaattagaaatgcgAGGTAGACAAAAACATCCCGTTATAGAAGTTTTTGCTCGCAAGGGGCCCTTCACACGGCCCCTTCAAACAAGTCTCTCGACAGCCATTGATATGCAAGGAGTGATTAGTCGGGAGTGTTTCTGGGTTAGTGTTGACCGTGCTGAACGTATTGCATTATTCATTTTCTTTTACAAAATCGTCGCATTTTCCTCCCCATATCTTCAAGTTATCTGAAATGTAATGTACAAAGGGTTAAAGGCCtaaatttggaaatatcatttGATTTCCAAATAAGATCTAACATTTTATAGCATTCCGTCAAACAAACCCAATGCTTTTGCAAGTTGGAAATATCTGGAAATATTTAATTGGGAAATTATCAAAATCATGATTATATGTACTAGCATTCAATACAGTATCTCAACTTTGTATTAACtttcttattttcattttctcttTTGGATATTTCATGTCAGTTCGAGACAGTGGAAAAAATCTGTGTGCAACTGATGGATGCAGAATTTTCCAGTATTACCAAACTTTGTAGATCAGATAAATAAGGTACTACctgaaattatattcaaatgGAATGAAACATTTAATAATCCGAAATTAAACCCCAAATACTTGATTCCCAAAGCAGATgacaaagtttttattttgcacCTTAAAATGAACATTAAAACCCACATCAAATTATACCTCCTTGGAATAGCATGTTAGCAAATGCATGGATCTCAATTTTTTCGAAGCCTTGGACTGGCATTTTTTACATTCAAGCGTTGTGGCAGAGAATTTGTTTATGTGTGCATAATTAGAGTTCTTCAGCTCCCTAAAGAgaaaatactgttaaaaaagaATGTATTCATACCCCAATTATGACTTTATTATACCGAAACAACGACTACTTCACATGcattttcaatttcatgaaCTAAAGGGCATATATCAGTATACTCACTCACGTCGGGGTTGGCCTAAGTCTCATATATAATCATTCCACACATCTTGATTTTCGAAAAGATAATATCAAATATGTTTAAATTCGGTCATATTGAACAGAGAAAACCGAACAAATTTATCGAAATGGTCTTGGTAAGTATGCAGAATTGGTTTGATAAATgttgttttgattatttttctaTAGTTGAACAAAAATGCtcattttcaaatgaaactgttcttaattattcctaaaatcaagaatttgaaatatcaattttaaatctGTAAATAATTGCGAAACAATCCAAATATTCGGTTTGTTCTGGAGAGTCATAAATCTGTAAATATGCTAAATGaggtatttaaaatgaaaaagaagaaaaagattcGTATCATactcaacaaacaaacaaatgttAAAATGAGAATATAAATAATTGACACTTGTATattttgaagcaatattttcaagcTACAGTGTATTACAGTAGTACTGGGTCTGCGATTACCACAAGACTGTTGAGATTTTGCCTGTTTATCTTATTTCCGTAATTCAGTAATTAGATACTAACATTTTAAAGCCTGAAGCTGTAAAGACAATACTAATGTCGGTTATAATTACATTATTAATACATTTGTCGGTGAATCGATTTAGCGaccacattttttaattttctcacTCCTAAAATGACGATAAATTTACCGGAAATCTCTTAGAGTGTACGAAGATAACttctaattttcaaataatattgatCCTGATCCACTAATTACAATTTCACATAGCATGGCGTTAAAATTAATCTACTTATCATACTAC containing:
- the LOC120342666 gene encoding uncharacterized protein LOC120342666; the protein is MVVAMVTVGTNNIQYNYTTWQVVEEYLPKQLLMDYRETFKCFDPRKTGVLRIEDVVLILREIGYKVTVRDLDHVLRNIIGADCRKTVSVVDFQEFIALMSVVVTNCIAEDEMHLVFRQFDVDGDGYITADELRNMLSRLGDDITDDELLKMIKAADMDGDGKVSYQEFVRVMTNSGGSSSDSYKCNSPTQSTERLSEKDENMENVFEDLPDLQKEPTRCCSAQNDQPTSTQYQQFEFRHVKHRRSWFSRLSLSKKSTNDKKKLEGRLSCPAFLNSPATEMFSGERRVEMEKTLSSSHGGSSFRLSGFRRKNKKLSR